AGCTCGCTCGGCGGCTCGAACGCCACCGCCGTCAAGACTTTCGCGGAGGCCTACCAGATCCTGCACTCCTGCACGGACGACTAGACACCGTACCGGCGCGGCCGGCCCGGGTAGGGGTGCTCCCCCGGCCCGGGCCGGTTGGTGTGCGGGATCTTCGGCCCCAGCCCGATCACCACGTCCACCCGATCCATCCCGTCGGCCTCGAAACCCAGGATGGAAAGCCGACCTTCGTGATCCAGCTCGCGAATGGCGGCGTCGGTGTGGGCCTGCGTCTCACCCGGGGGCACGAAGGCGTCGAAAGGCTGCGGCCAGTCGCCGATCTTGTCGAACTCCTGGGCCTTGTGAATGATCTGGTCTTCGAGAACGGTCATGAATTCACGCTAGCCCGCCGGTCGGCGGGTTCAACCGCTACCACTCTTGCGGGTTAAGCGTCGGCCTTGCGCCCCATGCCCGCCAGCACGTAGCTCGACGACGGATCCGTGCCCACGCCGTCCGGCCAGTCCGGGTGCCACTGCGGCACCCAGACCAGGCCCGGCTCGACCAGGGGCCAGCCCTCGAAGAGCTGCTCGATGCGGGGGCGGGTGCGCACGGTGATCGGGTCGGCGCGGCGGTAGACGCCGAGCACCTCCTTGCCCTCGCCCGCCAGTTGCTCGGCCGGGGGCGCCGCACCGGCGCCGACGGCGTCGAGGCGGGCGTCGTAGCCGTGCGAGATGACCAGGTAGCTGCCCGGCGCCGCGACGGCGTGCAGCTCGGCGATGGTGTCTTCCGGGCGGTCGCTCTCCGGGATGAAGTGCAGTACCGCGACCATCAGGAAGGCCACCGGCTCGGAGAAGTCGATCAGCCCGGCCAGCTGGGGCGCGGCCAGAACCTCTTTCGGGCGGCGGAGGTCGGCGTTGACCACGGCGGCGTTGCGCACGCCGTCGAGGATGAGCTGGCTGTGCGCCACGGCGATCGGGTCGATGTCGACGTAGACCACGCGGGCGTCGGGCGCCTCACGCTGGGCCACCTCGTGCACGTTGCCGACCGTCGGGATGCCCGAGCCCAGGTCGATGAACTGCCGCACCCCCTGCTGCACCAGGTGCCGCACGGCCCGGTGCAGGAACGCCCGGTTGGCCTGTGCGTTGGCCTCGGCCGTGGGGTGCAGGTCGAGGATGCGCCGGGCCATCTCCCGGTCGGGCGCGAAATTGTGCGCACCGCCGAGGAAGTAGTCGTACACCCGCGCCGCGGAGGGCGTGGTCAGGTCGATGTTCCTGGGAGCCCAGTCGGGGAGCTCGTCCATCTGCGCCGTCCTCCGTCACCATCATCCGGAATCTCGCAAACCGGACTCTATCCGCATCCGGGCGGGCCGGTGGAAATCTTGAGGTTCGGCGCGCAGCCTGGCCGGAGGGTTTCTTCCCGAGGAGGCCACCATGCGCGACGTCCAGGAGATGAAGGACGAACTCGACCAGCTGCGCCAGACCATCGAGGAGGCGAAGGCGTTGGCGAAGAAGCTGGCCAGGAACCGGCTCATCGACCCGGGCGTCCCGCAACAGCGTCGCTACCTCCCCCCGCCGGACCCGGTCTTCTGAACGACGCTCAGGCCGCCTGCTCGCCGCGTTCCGCGGCCCAGGCGTCCCGGTAGGCCGGGAAGGCGGCGATCAGCTGGTCGTGCGTGCCCCGCGCCGCCACCACCCCGCCGTCGATCCACAGCACCTCGTCGGCCAGCGCCAGCGGGGTGACCCGATGGGTGACGACGACCGCCGTGCCCGCCTCGCGCCCGGCCCCGAGCACCTCGCCGACCAGGTCGTCGGCGGTGGCCGGGTCGAGGTGCTCGGCCGGCTCGTCCACCAGCAGCACCGGGGCACCGCTCGCGAACGCCCGCGCCATCAGCATCCGGCGCCGGATGCCGCCGGAGAGCAGGTGCGTGCCCGCGCCCTGACCGGGCCCGGCCGGGTCGCCCACCACCACGTCCAGCCCTCTCGCCCCGGAGGCGTCGCCCAGCCCGGCGATCCACTCCCCCAGACCGGCCCGGCGCAGGGCCTCCAGCAGGTCGTCGTCCGTCGCGTCCTTCCTTGCCACGCGCAGGTTCTCGCGCACGGTGGTGCCGAAGACGTGGGCGTCGTCGGCGGTCAGGTGCACCAGGTGCCGCACGCTGCGGGTGTGCACGTCGGCCAGGTCGACGCCGTCACCGACGTCGGTGCCGTCCATCAGCATGTGCCCGTCCGCCACCGGCAGCAGCCCGGCCAGGGTGCGCAGCAGGGTGCTCTTGCCCTGCCCGCTGGGCCCGACCACGGCGATCCGCCGCCCGGCCGTCAGGTCCAGGTCGACGCCGCGCACGGCGGGCTCCCGGCCGGGCCAGCCGACGGCCAGGTTCTCGGCGCGCAGGTGCACTCCGGCGTATTCGCGCACCACCCGCAACCGGCTCGCCCCCTGCACGTGGGCGTTGTTGCGCACCGGCCGGGCCTGCACGTCGAGCGTGCGCCCGGCGCCGGTGGGCTCGGTGTCGAGCAGCGGCACCACCCGGCGCGCCGCCTCGGCCGCCTTCACCATGGCCACCGCGGCGGCCGGCAGCCCGGCCACCACCTCGGCCAGCGCCTGCGGCACGAAAGTCAGCACGGCGAGGGCGACCTCGCGGATCCGGCCGTCCGACACCGCCTCCGCGCCGACCAGCAGGCAGCCGAACACCGCGGCCGACATCACCGCCGAGCCGAGACCGGCGGCCCAGCCGAACGGCCGGGCGGCGGCGTCCAGGCCACGGGAGAGCTCGTCGTCGTCGCGCCGGATGCCACCGACCTGGTCGCCGGTGCGGCCCGCGACGGTCAGTTCCGGCAGGTTGTCGAACAGCGCCAGCACGTTCTCCGACATCGCCGCGCGGGTGCGGGCGGTGCCCACCACGTCACGCCGGCCGCCGACCGCCCCCAGCCAGGGCACCGCGACCAGGGCCACGAGAGTGCAGACTGCCAGGACCGTTCCGGCCTGCGGCAGGATGATCCACAGCGCCACCACCGACGCCACGCCGGTGACGGCTGCGGTGACGAACGGCAGCAGGCCGCGCACCACCACGTCGCCGAGCTCGTCCACGTCGGCGCCCAGGCGGGCCAGCAGGTCGCCACGCTTCAGGCCGGCCGCGACGGTCTCGTCGGCGGTGGCCAGGTGGGCGAAAAGGCTTGCCCGCAACCGCACCACGCCGCGCAGGGCGACGTCGTGCGAGACCAGGCGCTCGGTGTAACGCAGCACACCACGACCGATGCCGAAGGCCCGCACCCCGACGATGGCGACCATCAGGAACAGGATCGGCGGCTGCTGGGCGGCCCGGGTGATCAGCCAGCCGGACACCCCGAGCAGGGCGATCGAGCAGGCCACCGCGGCCGCCCCGGCCAGCGCGGCCAGCACCAGGCGCCACGGGTCGGGACGCATCTCGTCGAGCACCCGCAGCAGCGCCGCGCGCCCGTCCGCAGCTGGCTTCATGCTCGGCTTCACGGGCGTCTTCATGCTCGATTTCATGCCGGGACCTCCATCTGCGAGCCGGTTTCCAGTCCTGCCACGGTGTGCCCGGAGACGTCGATCGTGCGGTCCGCCGCCGCGACCAGCGCCGGCCGGTGAGCCACCATCACCACCGTGCGGCCGCGGCGGCGGAGTTCGGTGAGCAGGTCGAGCACGGCCCGCTCGGACCCGGCGTCCAGGTGCGCGGTCGGCTCGTCGAGCACGACCAGCGGCGCGTCGCTCAGCAGCAGCCGGGTGAGCGCCAGGCGCTGACGCTGACCGGCCGACAACCCGGTGCCGCCCTGACCGACCCGTCCGGACCAGCCGCCGGGAACGGTGCTCACGACGTCATCGAACTTGGTCACCCGGGCGGCCTCGGCGATCTGTGCGTCGGTGGCCGAAGGGCACAGCAGACGGACGTTCTCGTGCAGGGTTCCGGGCACCAGCACCGGGTGCTGGGGGCACCAGGCGATCTGCCGCCACCAGCTCTCCGGTTCCACGTCGGCCAGCGAGACCGGCCCGGCGCCGGACAGCGTCACCGGCTCGGCGCCGGACAGCGTCACCGCGCCGGAGTCGGACAGCACGACCGCGCCGGAGTCGGGGGCACGCAGGCCGAGCAGCACCGCGACGGCGGTGGACTTGCCGCTGCCGCTGGGGCCGGTGAGCGCGACGATCTCGCCCGGGGCCAGACCGGCGCTGAGCCGGTCCGGGGTGGGGGTGGGGACGCCGTCGTGCCGCACACTCACGGCGTCGAGAGAGATGGTGGTGCGGGCCAGGTCGGGGGCCGGGACGGTGCCGCGTACGGGCACCGGCCGCTCCAGCACGTCGAACGCCTGCTGGGCGGCGGCCAGCCCGTCGACGCTGGCGTGGAAGTGGGTGCCCACCGTGCGCAACGGCAGGTAGACCTCGGGGGCCAGCAGCAGCACGGCCAGTCCGGTGTGCAGGCCGAGCGAGCCGTGCACCAGGCGCAGCCCGATGCCGACCGCGACCAGCGCCACCGACAGGGTCACCAGCACCTCCAGCACCAGGGCCGAGAGGAAGGCGGTACGAAGGGTTTTCATGGTGGCCCGGCGGTGGGCGTCACCGGCCACCCGGACCCGCTCGGCCTGGTGCGACGCGGTGCCCAGAGCACGCAGGGTGGGCAGGCCGGCGATCAGGTCGAGCACCTGCGTGCCCAGCCGCTGGAGGGAGGCCAGACCGCGGTCGGCCTCGCTCTGGCTGACCATGCCGATGAGCGCCATGAACAGCGGGATCAACGGGAGGGTGAGCAGAATCGTCAGACCCGCGATCCAGTCCTCCCACCAGATCACCACCAGCACGGCCGGGGTCAGGGTGGCCGACAGCAGCAGCTGCGGCAGGTAGCGGGTGAGGTAGCCGTCGAGGGCGTCGAGGCCACGGGTGGCGAGGAGCGCGAGAGGGGCGCCGGAGGGGGTGACGCCCCCCTCGCCGTTCTCGGTGCCGTTCTCATTTCCTGGAACCCGCTGCCCGGCACCGAGTTCCCGGGTCGCGTGATCGATCAGCCGCTCGCGCAGCTGACGCACCACGGCGGTGGCGGCGCGGTGGCCGAAGCGCTCCTGCGCCCCGGCGATCACCGCCCGCGCGGCCAGCACGATCCCCAGCACGACGACCTGGGCACGGACGTCCGCGAGCGACTCACCGTCCATCGCCACCCCGGCGATGATCCGGGCCAGCAGCAGCGACTGCACCACCAGCAGTGCGGTGGTGGCCACTCCGAGGCCGGTGGTGAGGACGACGTACCTGCGGGCCGCACGGGCCTGGCGCAGCAGCCGGGGATCGAGCGGTTTCATGTCAGCTCGCAGCTTCCTGCGTCGTGCGCGGCGCCTTCTTGGTGGCCCAGGGCAGGCCGTGGCCCGGCGGGATGTGGCTGACGCCGATCCGGTGCCGGAACACCCAGTAGCTCCACGACTGGTAGGCGATGACGACCGGCAGCATGATGCAGGTCACCACGCTCATCACCACCAGCGTGTAGTGCGTGGACGAGGCGTTGTGCACGGTCAGCGAGAAGGCCGCGTCGGTGCTGGAGGGCATCACGTCGGGGAACAGCGAGCCGAACAGCAGGGCGACGGCGGCCGCGACGGCGACGGCCGTGCCGGCGAACCCGATGCCCTCCTTCTGCTTCAGCGCGGCGTAGCCCGCGGTGATCAGGGCGGCCGCGGCGATCACCACGAGCGCCCAGGTCCACGGCTTGCCGTGGGCCAGCTGCGTCCACACCGCGAACACCGCGGCCACGACGATGGTGGGCAGGGCCAGCTTCGCGCCGATCGCGATCGACCGGGTGCGCACCTCACCGGTGGTGCGCAGCCCCAGCCACAGCGCGCCGTGGAAGGCGAACAGCAGCACCGTGGTCACACCGCCGAGCAGGCCGTACGGGTTGAGCAGGGTGAAAAGTGTTCCGGTGAAATGCTTGTCGGCGTCGATCGGCACACCGGCCACGATGTTGGCGAACGCCACACCCCACAGCAGGGCGAGCAGCGTCGAGCCGGCGATGATCATCCCGTCC
The sequence above is drawn from the Kineosporia corallincola genome and encodes:
- the cydC gene encoding thiol reductant ABC exporter subunit CydC → MKPAADGRAALLRVLDEMRPDPWRLVLAALAGAAAVACSIALLGVSGWLITRAAQQPPILFLMVAIVGVRAFGIGRGVLRYTERLVSHDVALRGVVRLRASLFAHLATADETVAAGLKRGDLLARLGADVDELGDVVVRGLLPFVTAAVTGVASVVALWIILPQAGTVLAVCTLVALVAVPWLGAVGGRRDVVGTARTRAAMSENVLALFDNLPELTVAGRTGDQVGGIRRDDDELSRGLDAAARPFGWAAGLGSAVMSAAVFGCLLVGAEAVSDGRIREVALAVLTFVPQALAEVVAGLPAAAVAMVKAAEAARRVVPLLDTEPTGAGRTLDVQARPVRNNAHVQGASRLRVVREYAGVHLRAENLAVGWPGREPAVRGVDLDLTAGRRIAVVGPSGQGKSTLLRTLAGLLPVADGHMLMDGTDVGDGVDLADVHTRSVRHLVHLTADDAHVFGTTVRENLRVARKDATDDDLLEALRRAGLGEWIAGLGDASGARGLDVVVGDPAGPGQGAGTHLLSGGIRRRMLMARAFASGAPVLLVDEPAEHLDPATADDLVGEVLGAGREAGTAVVVTHRVTPLALADEVLWIDGGVVAARGTHDQLIAAFPAYRDAWAAERGEQAA
- a CDS encoding SAM-dependent methyltransferase, whose amino-acid sequence is MDELPDWAPRNIDLTTPSAARVYDYFLGGAHNFAPDREMARRILDLHPTAEANAQANRAFLHRAVRHLVQQGVRQFIDLGSGIPTVGNVHEVAQREAPDARVVYVDIDPIAVAHSQLILDGVRNAAVVNADLRRPKEVLAAPQLAGLIDFSEPVAFLMVAVLHFIPESDRPEDTIAELHAVAAPGSYLVISHGYDARLDAVGAGAAPPAEQLAGEGKEVLGVYRRADPITVRTRPRIEQLFEGWPLVEPGLVWVPQWHPDWPDGVGTDPSSSYVLAGMGRKADA
- the cydD gene encoding thiol reductant ABC exporter subunit CydD; amino-acid sequence: MKPLDPRLLRQARAARRYVVLTTGLGVATTALLVVQSLLLARIIAGVAMDGESLADVRAQVVVLGIVLAARAVIAGAQERFGHRAATAVVRQLRERLIDHATRELGAGQRVPGNENGTENGEGGVTPSGAPLALLATRGLDALDGYLTRYLPQLLLSATLTPAVLVVIWWEDWIAGLTILLTLPLIPLFMALIGMVSQSEADRGLASLQRLGTQVLDLIAGLPTLRALGTASHQAERVRVAGDAHRRATMKTLRTAFLSALVLEVLVTLSVALVAVGIGLRLVHGSLGLHTGLAVLLLAPEVYLPLRTVGTHFHASVDGLAAAQQAFDVLERPVPVRGTVPAPDLARTTISLDAVSVRHDGVPTPTPDRLSAGLAPGEIVALTGPSGSGKSTAVAVLLGLRAPDSGAVVLSDSGAVTLSGAEPVTLSGAGPVSLADVEPESWWRQIAWCPQHPVLVPGTLHENVRLLCPSATDAQIAEAARVTKFDDVVSTVPGGWSGRVGQGGTGLSAGQRQRLALTRLLLSDAPLVVLDEPTAHLDAGSERAVLDLLTELRRRGRTVVMVAHRPALVAAADRTIDVSGHTVAGLETGSQMEVPA
- the cydB gene encoding cytochrome d ubiquinol oxidase subunit II, with amino-acid sequence MELVTFWFILISVLWIVYLTLEGFDFGVGMLLPFVSRDDTERRVLINTIAPVWDGNEVWLITAGVGIFAAFPEWYATLFSGFYLPLFLVIVALIIRGVSFEYRGTIESARWRRFWDGMIIAGSTLLALLWGVAFANIVAGVPIDADKHFTGTLFTLLNPYGLLGGVTTVLLFAFHGALWLGLRTTGEVRTRSIAIGAKLALPTIVVAAVFAVWTQLAHGKPWTWALVVIAAAALITAGYAALKQKEGIGFAGTAVAVAAAVALLFGSLFPDVMPSSTDAAFSLTVHNASSTHYTLVVMSVVTCIMLPVVIAYQSWSYWVFRHRIGVSHIPPGHGLPWATKKAPRTTQEAAS